The Caloenas nicobarica isolate bCalNic1 chromosome Z, bCalNic1.hap1, whole genome shotgun sequence genome has a segment encoding these proteins:
- the IFT25 gene encoding intraflagellar transport protein 25 homolog — protein MRATDWCLSSAGAALVLATSSDEQHPAENMADGSSETFWTTTGMFPQEFIIGFPKCVKISKVAIQCYLVRTLRIERSISKDPVGFEQCIEKDLQHTEGQLQMEEFPLPDFQATYLRFIIKSAFDHFVSVHRVMAEGTPEDA, from the exons ATGAGGGCAACCGACTGGTGCCTGAGCTCGGCGGGGGCTGCCCTGGTCCTGGCCACCTCCAGCGACGAGCAGCACCCCGCCGAGAACATGGCGGACGG AAGTTCGGAAACGTTCTGGACGACGACGGGCATGTTCCCACAAGAATTCATTATTGGTTTTCCCAAATGTGTAAAAATCAGCAAAGTTGCAATCCAGTGTTACTTGG TGCGGACCTTAAGGATTGAAAGAAGCATATCTAAAGACCCTGTAGGTTTTGAACAGTGCATTGAAAAAG ATTTGCAACACACAGAAGGGCAGCTTCAAATGGAAGAATTTCCA ctTCCTGATTTCCAAGCCACTTACTTGCGTTTCATCATCAAATCTGCCTTTGATCACTTTGTGTCCGTGCACAGGGTGATGGCAGAGGGCACACCAGAAGACGCTTAA
- the LRRC42 gene encoding leucine-rich repeat-containing protein 42: protein MKGMSYCLHSESHLDTGPIYVRENGTLHMVNQGAGSIQNVTPKTRPFRLFSRGFSVELCMNREDDRARRQRTDHFIFTYTKEGNLRYSAKSLFSLVLGYISDNVDHIDSLIGFPEQIAEKLFSAAEARQKFTEPVTGLRALRKFTEAYGNLVLCSLCLRNRYLVISAKLEEIKSFRELTCLDLSCCKLGDEHELLEHLTKEALSSVKQLLLKDNSLSDAGLRRMTAPVRVLKKGLENLSVLDLSCNPKITDVGIRYLLSFKKLNCLDISGTGLKDVNAVIKRIQTQIGLVHSKVPLKEFDHSNCKTEGWAEQTVLQWEQAVMEAIKPQDNLRSRTAALRFYGKTHRIKEVVKCKLVEAEANASVNLQFYKEKVQNCHLPLKNEVAGSHELKNNKKRPLAEQERERTSKKKHLCLTVEDWDLLNTY from the exons ATGAAGGGAATGTCTTACTGTCTCCACTCAGAAAGCCACTTGGATACTGGGCCAATATACGTGCGTGAAAATGGGACGCTGCACATGGTAAAtcagggtgcaggcagcatACAAAACGTCACTCCCAAAACAAGACCTTTTAGGCTTTTTTCCAGAGGATTTTCGGTGGAGCTTTGTATGAACAGGGAGGACGATAGGGCAAGGAGGCAGAGGACTGATCATTTCATCTTCACGTACACTAAGGAGGGGAACCTCCGGTACTCAGCCAAGTCTCTCTTCAGCCTAGTGCTGGGTTACATTTCTGACAATGTTGATCACATTGACTCGTTGATTGGTTTCCCAGAGCAGATTGCTGAAAAGCTCTTTTCAGCCGCAGAAGCAAGACAAAAGTTCACAGAACCAGTGACGGGACTGAGAGCTCTACGGAAGTTTACTGAAGCATATGGCAATTTGGTGCTATGTTCATTATGCTTGCGGAATAG ATACCTGGTTATCTCTGCGAAGCTAGAAGAAATTAAGTCTTTCCGGGAGCTGACGTGTTTGGATCTCTCCTGTTGTAAACTCGGAGATGAACATGAGCTGCTGGAACACCTCACCAAAGAGGCTCTGTCTAG CGTAAAACAGCTGCTCCTGAAAGACAACTCTTTATCAGATGCAGGCCTTCGCAGAATGACAGCACCAGTAAGAGTATTGAAAAAGGGACTTGAGAATCTTTCGGTATTAGACTTGTCTT GTAATCCTAAAATCACAGACGTGGGAATCAGATACcttctttctttcaagaaatTGAATTGTTTGGACATTTCTGGGACAGGTCTCAAG GATGTTAATGCCGTCATTAAGCGGATCCAAACACAGATAGGCCTGGTTCACTCAAAAGTGCCTCTGAAAGAATTTGACCATAGTAACTGCAAAACAGAGGGATGGGCAGAACAG ACAGTTTTGCAGTGGGAGCAGGCAGTTATGGAGGCCATCAAGCCACAAGACAACTTGAGATccagaacagcagctctgcGCTTCT aTGGCAAGACACACAGAATAAAAGAAGTAGTCAAATGCAAGCTGGTGGAGGCAGAAGCAAATGCATCTGTAAACTTGCAGTTTTATAAGGAAAAAGTTCAAAATTGTCATTTACCTTTGAAAAATGAGGTTGCAGGCAGCCACGAattaaagaacaataaaaaaagacCTTTGGCTgaacaagagagagaaaggactTCCAAAAAGAAGCATCTCTGCCTCACTGTGGAGGACTGGGATTTGTTAAACACCTACTGA